The Deltaproteobacteria bacterium genome contains a region encoding:
- a CDS encoding MFS transporter — protein MAQPMMQPVTSAASSRALYGWFIAGAAAWFMAWGMQNVLFSWLVVGELHADAHWVGTTQTCMMLPGLVLLLFGGATADRHDRRRLLLRVHLLAAVLALALASIVAAGGLSFSVLIVYALCVGSLPAFALPARDSLLSEVAGNNLMRAVTGMTMIQFVAQALGALVGGTARWYGSAPALVVQAAIVLIGLLPLLQLPAAAASAVRPPVATLREIREGLREVWHSERLRPPVLLVVWNGLLFIGPFFVVFPLLVRDFYHGDIGQLGLVNMTFPLGTIVGSLTLLLRGGVRHKGRALLWSLFGGGLCLAVTAIGLPFWGFLMAIFAWGLCGAVAFNTSRTLVQEAAPASHRARVLSVYQLGFMGTAPLGALESGFAADLFGPLVACALSGVTMLVVVLIARSVSRIPNME, from the coding sequence ATGGCTCAACCGATGATGCAACCCGTCACGAGCGCGGCGTCTTCACGCGCACTCTATGGCTGGTTCATCGCCGGGGCGGCCGCCTGGTTCATGGCGTGGGGCATGCAGAACGTGTTGTTCTCGTGGCTGGTGGTGGGCGAGCTGCACGCCGATGCGCATTGGGTGGGGACCACGCAGACCTGCATGATGTTGCCGGGGCTGGTGCTGCTGCTCTTCGGTGGCGCGACCGCCGATCGCCACGATCGGCGCCGGCTGCTGCTGCGTGTGCATCTGCTAGCGGCGGTGCTGGCGCTCGCCCTCGCGTCGATCGTTGCTGCCGGCGGCCTCTCGTTCTCGGTCTTGATCGTCTACGCGCTGTGCGTCGGCAGTCTGCCGGCGTTCGCGCTGCCGGCGCGCGACTCGCTGCTGTCGGAAGTGGCGGGGAACAATCTGATGCGGGCCGTGACCGGTATGACGATGATCCAGTTCGTCGCGCAAGCACTTGGCGCGCTCGTTGGCGGTACCGCGCGCTGGTACGGCAGCGCGCCGGCGCTGGTGGTCCAGGCCGCGATCGTGCTGATCGGGCTGCTGCCGCTGTTGCAGTTGCCGGCTGCGGCAGCGTCGGCGGTGCGGCCGCCGGTCGCGACACTCCGCGAGATTCGCGAGGGACTGCGCGAGGTGTGGCATTCAGAGCGCCTGCGTCCGCCGGTGTTGCTGGTGGTCTGGAACGGGCTGTTATTCATCGGCCCGTTCTTCGTCGTCTTCCCGCTGCTGGTGCGCGATTTCTATCATGGCGACATCGGGCAACTTGGGTTGGTGAACATGACCTTCCCGCTCGGCACGATCGTCGGCTCGCTGACATTGCTGCTGCGCGGCGGAGTGCGCCACAAAGGTCGCGCCTTGCTGTGGTCGCTGTTCGGCGGCGGGCTCTGTTTGGCCGTGACGGCGATCGGGTTACCGTTCTGGGGATTCCTGATGGCGATCTTCGCGTGGGGCCTGTGCGGCGCGGTGGCGTTCAACACCAGCCGCACGCTGGTGCAAGAAGCCGCGCCCGCCAGCCACCGGGCGCGCGTGTTGTCGGTCTACCAACTCGGCTTCATGGGCACCGCGCCGCTCGGCGCGCTCGAATCGGGTTTCGCGGCCGATCTGTTCGGGCCACTCGTCGCGTGCGCGCTCTCCGGTGTCACGATGCTCGTTGTCGTGCTGATCGCGCGCAGCGTCTCGCGC
- a CDS encoding sorbosone dehydrogenase family protein: protein MQIPSVRRLLKVALITIVVVVAIGCGAFVWYFPHGLTVNFPGFSGAPMAPATLQSRIQLPPGFAINTFATGIDNARMLRFTPAGDLLVSTSRGGKVFLLEHDANNDGVADGQRVLLDNLNRPHGLALHDGWLYVAETDAVLRVRFDPATRQISGAPERIIKSIPGGGNHFTRTLGIGPDGWLYVSIGSDCNVCIEEEPRRAAIVRYHLDGSGEQIYATGLRNAVGFDWQPGTGALYATDNGRDLLGDDFPPCEFNRIVEGGFYGWPYANGDRVPDPDYGKGHDDLIAKSIPPAHGFGAHTAPLGMTFYTGSTFPERYRGAAFVAEHGSWNRSHKSGYQVVALLFDGDGAISEEPFAAGFERNEDVSGRPVDVAVGPDGALYVSDDFTGSIYRIAFGSTVIAASAPTMAVAVAPTGDPLAGIDQPTRDRATSHASALWDASGCDSCHVAGKAGETYRPLANLSRKYTIESLMNYLRTPQPPMPVFPFTDAGRRDLAIYLLIEHP, encoded by the coding sequence ATGCAAATCCCCAGCGTGCGCCGACTGCTCAAGGTCGCGCTGATCACCATCGTGGTCGTGGTCGCGATCGGCTGCGGCGCGTTCGTCTGGTACTTCCCGCATGGGTTGACCGTCAATTTTCCCGGCTTCTCTGGTGCGCCGATGGCGCCCGCCACGCTGCAGAGCCGCATCCAACTCCCGCCCGGCTTCGCGATCAACACCTTCGCCACCGGCATCGACAACGCGCGGATGCTGCGCTTCACCCCGGCCGGCGACCTGCTGGTCAGCACGTCGCGCGGCGGGAAGGTCTTTTTGCTCGAACATGATGCCAACAACGACGGTGTCGCCGATGGGCAACGCGTCCTGCTCGACAACCTCAACCGCCCGCACGGTCTGGCGCTGCACGACGGCTGGCTCTACGTCGCCGAGACCGATGCGGTGCTGCGCGTACGCTTCGATCCCGCTACGCGCCAAATCAGCGGCGCACCCGAGCGCATCATCAAAAGTATCCCCGGCGGCGGCAATCACTTCACGCGGACGCTGGGCATCGGTCCCGACGGCTGGCTGTACGTGTCGATCGGATCGGATTGCAACGTTTGCATCGAGGAGGAGCCGCGCCGCGCCGCAATTGTGCGCTATCACCTCGACGGCAGCGGCGAGCAGATCTACGCGACCGGTCTGCGCAATGCCGTCGGCTTCGATTGGCAACCCGGCACCGGCGCGCTCTACGCCACCGACAATGGCCGCGATTTGCTCGGCGATGATTTCCCGCCGTGCGAGTTCAATCGCATCGTCGAGGGCGGCTTCTACGGTTGGCCCTACGCCAACGGCGATCGCGTGCCCGATCCCGACTATGGCAAGGGGCACGACGATCTGATCGCGAAGTCGATTCCACCGGCGCACGGCTTCGGCGCGCACACCGCGCCGCTCGGCATGACCTTCTACACCGGCAGTACCTTTCCCGAGCGCTATCGCGGCGCCGCGTTCGTCGCCGAGCACGGCTCGTGGAACCGTTCGCACAAGAGCGGCTATCAAGTCGTGGCGCTGCTGTTTGATGGCGACGGCGCGATCAGCGAAGAGCCGTTCGCGGCGGGCTTCGAGCGGAACGAAGACGTGTCCGGCCGTCCGGTCGATGTAGCCGTCGGCCCCGACGGGGCCCTCTATGTATCCGACGACTTCACCGGTTCGATCTATCGGATCGCATTCGGTAGCACCGTGATCGCGGCCTCTGCACCGACGATGGCGGTTGCCGTTGCACCCACAGGTGATCCACTCGCTGGGATCGATCAACCGACACGCGACAGGGCGACCTCACACGCGAGCGCCCTGTGGGACGCGAGCGGCTGCGATTCGTGTCACGTCGCGGGCAAGGCCGGAGAGACCTATCGTCCGCTGGCCAACCTCAGCCGCAAGTATACGATCGAGTCGCTGATGAACTACCTGCGCACGCCGCAGCCGCCGATGCCGGTGTTCCCCTTCACCGACGCCGGGCGGCGCGACTTAGCGATCTATCTGCTCATCGAACATCCGTAG
- a CDS encoding TonB-dependent receptor — translation MAKTRTGLTAALLLCVVVSAARAADVAQSTPDPEARALLAPIVVTATRIPQPLAEVPASVSVVEQPDIQDARPTVNLDESLDRVPGVLVQNSGNFAQDARIQIRGFGTRAAFGVREIKVLLDGLPETLPDGQTELDDVDLGAVHRIEVLRGPASSLYGNASGGVIQLFTEDGPNTPTASARLTGGSFGLQKYQIKGGGRAGNARLFVSASYLGLDGFRNHSDTESTIVNAKLRYDLNESTEITTLISAVDSPIADDPGGLTRAQANANPKQARDLNVRLDAGEAVQQGRIGWVATHHHGVHEVSAYTYLLYRDFDNNLPIAPATGDGHVSFHRFSPGGGVRYVNRAQVFDVAQTFSLGVDVQYQDDERRRAKNVNGTGGALSLQQREQVTGVGPYLREAVTLFDDWEVSAGVRYDTINFSVDVNYPSNSDASGSQTFDHWSPAGGVRYSATQWLSLYGNISTAFQVPTTTELANPSGPGFNPNVEPQTATTYELGAHLDWAPGVRAGLAGFWSDIDNELIPFETPSGRTGFQSVGSSRRKGIEGDWQVALLPSVRLSGAVTLIDAEFRDYTVRKVSFNGNDEPGIPRWQVYQELAYRDHGLFAAIEAFEVDGYFVNDANTARSPSYALVNARAEYDYPLGAITIAPFVGLNNLLDATYDGTVRLNALGGRYFEPAPGFNVFGGVLLSAQL, via the coding sequence ATGGCCAAAACTCGGACAGGGCTGACCGCCGCGCTGCTACTGTGCGTCGTGGTTTCAGCGGCGCGCGCGGCTGACGTTGCCCAGTCAACGCCCGATCCGGAGGCTCGCGCGCTCTTGGCTCCCATCGTCGTCACCGCCACGCGGATTCCGCAGCCGCTCGCCGAGGTGCCGGCGTCGGTGAGCGTCGTCGAGCAGCCCGACATTCAAGACGCGCGGCCGACGGTGAATCTTGACGAATCGCTCGATCGTGTGCCCGGAGTCCTCGTGCAGAACAGCGGCAACTTTGCGCAGGACGCGCGCATCCAGATCCGTGGCTTCGGCACCCGAGCGGCATTCGGCGTGCGCGAGATCAAGGTGCTGCTCGACGGGTTGCCGGAGACCTTGCCCGATGGCCAGACCGAACTCGACGATGTCGATCTCGGCGCCGTGCATCGTATCGAAGTCCTGCGCGGACCGGCGTCGTCGTTGTACGGCAACGCTTCGGGCGGTGTGATTCAGCTTTTCACCGAAGACGGCCCCAACACACCGACCGCCTCGGCGCGGTTGACCGGCGGTTCGTTCGGCTTGCAGAAGTATCAGATCAAAGGTGGTGGTCGCGCCGGCAACGCGCGACTGTTCGTCAGCGCGTCGTACCTGGGGCTCGATGGGTTTCGCAACCACAGCGATACCGAGAGTACGATCGTCAATGCGAAGCTGCGGTACGATCTCAACGAGTCCACTGAGATCACGACGCTGATCAGCGCGGTCGACTCGCCGATTGCCGACGACCCTGGGGGGCTCACACGCGCGCAAGCCAACGCCAATCCGAAACAGGCGCGCGACCTCAACGTGCGCCTCGACGCCGGCGAGGCGGTGCAGCAGGGCCGCATCGGATGGGTGGCGACCCATCACCACGGCGTGCACGAGGTGTCGGCCTATACCTATCTGCTCTATCGCGACTTCGACAACAATCTCCCCATCGCCCCGGCCACTGGCGACGGGCACGTGAGCTTCCATCGCTTCAGCCCCGGCGGCGGCGTGCGCTACGTGAACCGCGCACAAGTTTTCGATGTCGCCCAAACCTTCAGCCTGGGTGTCGACGTCCAGTATCAAGACGACGAACGCCGCCGCGCCAAGAACGTGAACGGCACCGGAGGCGCGCTCAGCCTCCAGCAACGCGAGCAAGTGACGGGAGTCGGTCCGTACCTGCGCGAAGCCGTGACGTTGTTCGACGATTGGGAGGTCAGCGCCGGCGTGCGCTACGACACGATCAACTTTTCGGTCGACGTGAACTACCCGAGCAACAGCGACGCCTCGGGGTCGCAGACGTTCGATCACTGGAGTCCGGCCGGCGGCGTGCGCTACTCGGCGACTCAGTGGCTCTCGCTGTACGGCAACATCAGCACCGCGTTTCAAGTGCCGACCACCACCGAGTTGGCGAACCCGAGCGGGCCGGGGTTCAACCCCAACGTTGAGCCGCAGACGGCGACCACGTATGAACTCGGCGCGCATCTCGATTGGGCGCCGGGCGTGCGCGCCGGCTTGGCCGGATTCTGGAGCGACATCGACAACGAGTTGATTCCATTCGAGACGCCGTCCGGACGCACCGGGTTTCAAAGTGTGGGCAGTTCGCGGCGTAAGGGCATTGAAGGCGATTGGCAAGTCGCGTTGCTGCCCTCGGTGCGCCTGAGCGGCGCGGTCACGCTGATCGATGCGGAGTTCCGCGACTATACCGTCCGTAAGGTTTCGTTCAACGGCAACGACGAGCCGGGCATCCCGCGCTGGCAGGTCTATCAGGAGCTGGCCTATCGCGATCACGGACTGTTCGCTGCCATCGAGGCCTTCGAAGTCGACGGCTACTTCGTCAACGACGCCAACACCGCGCGCAGCCCGTCCTACGCGCTCGTCAATGCACGCGCGGAATACGACTATCCGCTCGGTGCGATAACGATCGCGCCGTTCGTCGGGCTGAACAACCTCCTCGACGCGACCTACGACGGCACCGTGCGACTCAACGCGCTGGGCGGGCGCTACTTCGAACCGGCGCCGGGCTTCAACGTGTTCGGTGGCGTGTTGCTGAGCGCGCAGTTGTAG
- a CDS encoding CoA transferase has product MSTPPVAHVRVLDLTDLRGALAGRLLADLGADVIKIEPPGGDADRLRPPFAGNLAAPDRSLSFLYRHANKRGAVIDLHSRDGQQRFADLCDRADVLIENFGPDGQRSHDLMPATVRTRHPHLIHVALADFGLSGPRAAWRLEPLTAFAASGALFSCGFLDRPPCWLPGHLAHDCASVFAVVGALTALLDRARHGVGQTVEVSVQEAGLNGITPWSVTLADYNRVYPMLAPAPPRNADGTYLVLPTADGHVRILAGTNRQWQALVELLGRPESLAEPAWQGYLYRLLMFEAIRAIAADILRQRPRAEVVAEGRRLGLPVAPINTPDEFVAEAQVRARKFFQATHFPHLGDAPFASAPMRFSATPTVLRRPAPQPGENDTDGFAARTSDATDTATTRAPLAGMRVVHFGVVAVVPEMCWLLAELGADVIKVESRAKLDPLREVTLEPGAVNRAFTFNDECRGQRSVCLDLSTARGRALASQLCAHADIVAENNRGGVMRAWGLDYDDVRRVRPDVIYLSSQGYGQGGPLGQTQSFGPINAAFAGINCLWNYSDAPYPAGSALNHPDHVVSKLGVVAVLAALEHRRRTGEGQFIDLAQIEGGAYLLGEFYLQTPCTGDPPGPRGNAVEYAVPHGVYPCTGDDRWVAIAVVDDDGWQRFARCLGWPHEPQLDHLAGRLAARPQIDARIADWMRTRNAEDVAATLQAAGVSAMPVMSPDDVRADAHLTERGAIVTVQHPEIGAERHSGNPLRMSRTQLASAGAAPLLGQHAEEVLTGVLGLTREDVAELVETGVCR; this is encoded by the coding sequence ATGTCGACTCCGCCGGTCGCGCACGTGCGTGTCCTCGATCTCACCGATCTGCGTGGCGCACTCGCGGGACGGTTGCTGGCCGACTTGGGCGCCGACGTCATCAAGATCGAGCCGCCGGGCGGCGACGCGGACCGCCTGCGGCCGCCCTTTGCCGGCAACCTCGCCGCGCCTGATCGCTCGTTGTCATTCCTCTATCGCCATGCCAACAAGCGCGGCGCGGTTATCGATCTGCACAGCCGCGATGGGCAGCAGCGCTTTGCCGATCTGTGCGATCGAGCCGATGTGTTGATTGAGAACTTCGGCCCCGACGGGCAACGATCGCATGACCTGATGCCGGCGACGGTTCGCACCCGTCATCCGCACCTGATTCATGTTGCCCTCGCCGACTTCGGGTTGTCCGGTCCGCGGGCGGCGTGGCGCCTCGAACCGCTGACGGCCTTCGCGGCATCGGGCGCGCTGTTCAGCTGCGGCTTCCTCGATCGGCCGCCCTGTTGGCTCCCCGGTCATCTGGCGCACGATTGCGCGTCGGTGTTCGCCGTGGTGGGCGCGCTCACTGCGCTGCTCGATCGCGCGCGCCACGGCGTCGGCCAGACCGTCGAGGTATCGGTGCAGGAAGCCGGGCTCAACGGCATCACGCCGTGGTCGGTCACGCTGGCGGACTACAACCGCGTGTACCCGATGCTGGCGCCCGCGCCACCGCGCAACGCCGACGGTACCTATCTCGTCTTGCCCACCGCCGACGGGCACGTGCGCATCCTCGCCGGCACGAACCGGCAATGGCAGGCGTTGGTCGAGTTGCTCGGTCGTCCCGAATCACTCGCTGAGCCAGCGTGGCAGGGGTACCTCTATCGTCTGTTGATGTTTGAGGCGATCCGCGCAATCGCCGCCGACATTTTGCGCCAGCGTCCGCGCGCCGAAGTGGTCGCGGAAGGTCGCCGACTCGGTCTGCCGGTCGCGCCGATCAATACGCCCGACGAATTCGTCGCCGAAGCGCAGGTACGCGCGCGCAAATTCTTTCAAGCGACCCACTTCCCGCACCTCGGCGACGCACCGTTCGCATCGGCGCCAATGCGGTTCTCAGCAACGCCAACCGTGCTGCGTCGACCGGCCCCCCAACCGGGCGAGAACGATACCGATGGATTTGCGGCGCGGACATCTGACGCGACGGACACGGCGACGACACGCGCGCCGCTCGCCGGCATGCGGGTCGTCCACTTCGGCGTCGTCGCGGTGGTGCCGGAGATGTGCTGGCTGCTCGCCGAACTCGGCGCCGACGTCATCAAAGTGGAGTCGCGCGCCAAACTCGATCCGCTGCGCGAGGTGACGCTCGAACCCGGCGCCGTCAACCGCGCGTTCACGTTCAACGACGAGTGCCGCGGCCAGCGCAGCGTCTGCCTCGATCTCAGCACCGCGCGCGGGCGCGCACTTGCGTCGCAGCTATGTGCGCACGCCGACATCGTTGCCGAGAACAACCGGGGCGGCGTCATGCGCGCCTGGGGACTCGACTACGACGACGTGCGGCGTGTGCGCCCCGATGTGATCTATCTGTCATCGCAAGGCTACGGGCAAGGTGGGCCGCTCGGACAAACCCAGTCGTTCGGCCCCATCAACGCCGCGTTCGCCGGCATCAATTGCCTGTGGAACTATTCCGATGCGCCCTACCCCGCCGGCAGCGCGCTCAATCATCCCGATCACGTCGTCAGCAAGCTCGGCGTCGTCGCCGTGCTCGCCGCGCTCGAACACCGGCGCCGCACCGGTGAGGGCCAGTTCATCGACCTCGCGCAGATCGAGGGCGGCGCCTATCTGCTCGGCGAGTTCTACTTGCAGACTCCATGCACCGGCGACCCGCCCGGGCCGCGCGGCAACGCGGTCGAGTACGCCGTACCGCACGGTGTGTATCCCTGCACCGGCGACGATCGCTGGGTGGCGATCGCGGTCGTCGATGATGATGGATGGCAGCGGTTCGCGCGCTGCCTGGGTTGGCCCCACGAGCCGCAACTCGACCACTTGGCGGGACGACTCGCCGCACGCCCACAGATTGACGCGCGGATAGCCGACTGGATGCGGACGCGGAACGCCGAAGACGTCGCGGCGACGTTGCAAGCCGCGGGCGTCTCGGCGATGCCCGTGATGAGCCCCGACGACGTGCGCGCCGACGCGCATCTAACGGAACGCGGCGCCATCGTCACCGTGCAGCATCCCGAGATCGGCGCCGAACGTCACAGCGGCAATCCGCTTCGCATGAGCCGCACGCAACTTGCGAGCGCCGGCGCGGCGCCGCTGCTGGGTCAACACGCCGAGGAGGTGCTCACTGGCGTGCTAGGTCTCACGCGTGAAGATGTGGCAGAGCTGGTTGAAACCGGCGTCTGCCGCTAA
- a CDS encoding DUF899 domain-containing protein → MTNHRIVSHEEWIAERKALLAKEKEFNRLRDELSARRRDLPWESVTKKYVFDGPSGAETLEQLFDGRSQLVVYHAMFDPKTVTAKTPYTKDAPCSMCSFWMDNFERGVVHLAHRDVTLIAASRASVEKLEAYKKRMGWTFKWVSVGDGDFNRDYGVTLIAEEIANGQGEYNYARTGIPIAELPGISVFYRDPAAGHVCHTYSTYARGLDMLNVAYHYLDIVPKGRDEENTRGGNRWVRRRDEYADAKATSCH, encoded by the coding sequence ATCACGAATCACCGGATCGTTTCGCACGAGGAGTGGATCGCGGAGCGCAAGGCGCTGCTGGCGAAAGAGAAGGAGTTCAATCGGCTGCGCGATGAGCTCAGCGCGCGGCGGCGCGACCTTCCGTGGGAAAGCGTGACGAAGAAGTACGTGTTCGATGGCCCCAGTGGAGCCGAGACCCTCGAGCAGCTCTTCGACGGGCGTTCGCAGCTCGTCGTGTACCACGCGATGTTCGATCCGAAGACCGTGACGGCGAAGACGCCGTACACCAAGGACGCACCGTGCTCAATGTGCTCGTTCTGGATGGACAACTTCGAGCGCGGCGTCGTTCACCTCGCGCATCGAGACGTGACGCTCATTGCCGCCTCACGCGCTTCGGTGGAGAAGCTGGAGGCCTACAAGAAGCGCATGGGCTGGACGTTCAAATGGGTCTCGGTCGGCGACGGCGATTTCAACCGCGACTACGGCGTAACGCTCATCGCCGAGGAGATTGCGAACGGGCAGGGTGAGTACAACTACGCCCGCACGGGCATTCCGATCGCCGAGTTGCCCGGCATCAGCGTCTTCTACAGGGACCCCGCGGCAGGGCACGTGTGTCACACGTACTCAACCTACGCGCGCGGCCTCGATATGCTCAACGTGGCCTACCACTACCTCGACATCGTCCCGAAGGGGCGCGACGAAGAGAACACGCGCGGTGGCAACCGCTGGGTCCGACGACGTGACGAGTACGCCGACGCCAAAGCTACATCGTGCCACTAA
- a CDS encoding SRPBCC family protein gives MSNKPRSTFVYVTFIRTTQAKLWSALTDPEFIEEYWFNMHVECDWKVGSPWKLRYADGRIADSGEILESDPPRRLVIKWRNEWNPEMAAEGDTRCTMELEPAGSAVKLSITHEIERADSKFIGAVSGGWPKILSNLKSLLETGELAIVDR, from the coding sequence ATGAGCAACAAACCCCGCAGCACCTTTGTTTACGTCACCTTCATCCGCACTACCCAGGCCAAACTGTGGTCGGCGCTGACCGACCCGGAGTTCATTGAGGAATACTGGTTCAACATGCATGTAGAGTGCGACTGGAAGGTCGGCTCGCCCTGGAAGCTGCGGTACGCCGACGGGCGCATCGCCGACTCGGGCGAGATCCTCGAATCCGACCCGCCACGGCGCCTGGTTATCAAGTGGCGCAACGAGTGGAACCCGGAGATGGCGGCCGAGGGCGACACGCGCTGCACCATGGAGCTGGAGCCCGCGGGCAGCGCTGTGAAGCTGTCGATCACCCACGAGATAGAGCGCGCGGACTCCAAATTCATCGGCGCCGTGTCCGGCGGCTGGCCGAAAATCCTGTCCAACCTCAAGTCGCTGCTGGAAACGGGAGAGCTGGCCATAGTGGATAGGTGA
- a CDS encoding helix-turn-helix transcriptional regulator, with amino-acid sequence MRDTDLLFKALADPGRRKLLDRLHANDGQTLGELCAYLDMTRQGVTQHLALLEAANLVAVQWRGREKLHFLNPVPLQKIYDRWISKFEKPRLKALSGLKRRLEGAGK; translated from the coding sequence ATGCGCGACACCGACCTGCTGTTCAAGGCGCTGGCCGACCCCGGGCGGCGCAAGCTGCTCGACCGGCTGCACGCCAACGACGGACAGACGCTGGGCGAGCTGTGCGCGTACCTGGACATGACGCGCCAGGGGGTGACGCAGCACCTGGCGCTGCTCGAGGCGGCCAACCTGGTGGCGGTGCAGTGGCGCGGGCGTGAGAAGCTGCACTTCCTCAACCCGGTGCCGCTGCAGAAGATCTACGATCGCTGGATCAGCAAGTTCGAGAAGCCGCGCCTGAAAGCGCTGAGCGGCCTGAAGCGGCGCCTGGAGGGCGCCGGCAAGTAA
- a CDS encoding amidase, whose amino-acid sequence MTDELATLDATAQAQLIRSEQATPLELLDAAIARIEKINPQLNAVIIPLFEQARARAKSGNLPDGPFRGVPFLLKDLDVFSTGDPFHAGTRFLKDLRWTAPHDSFLVEKFRAAGFVVVGKANTPEFGLTITTEPASYGPTRNPWNLDHSTGGSSGGSAAAVAAGLVPAAHASDGGGSIRIPASECGLVGLKPSRGRVSLGPEHGEYWHGLVISHAVTRSVRDCAAILDAIAGAMPGDPYTAPPPARPYAAEVGAAPGRLRIGMMTQTPNNATPLHPDCLAAAQETAKLLESLGHTVELSHPTAIDESDTTTQHFGTLVTSWVATSLDAWSETIGRTLGSNDVEPGTWTFAELGRSVSAAQYLRAIDELHGYTRRMANWWASGFDLLLTPTLGEPPPKLGELVATAEEPLAGMARSMSLIPFTPPFNITGQPAMSLPLHWSRDGLPIGLQFIAAYGRDDLLIRIAAQLEHARPWANRRPPVHA is encoded by the coding sequence ATGACAGACGAACTTGCGACGCTCGACGCCACCGCGCAGGCGCAGTTGATCCGTTCTGAGCAGGCGACGCCGCTCGAGTTGCTTGATGCCGCCATCGCCCGCATCGAAAAAATCAATCCGCAGCTCAACGCGGTCATCATCCCGTTGTTCGAACAAGCGCGCGCGCGAGCCAAATCCGGCAACCTGCCTGACGGTCCCTTTCGCGGCGTTCCGTTTTTACTCAAGGACCTTGACGTGTTCTCCACCGGCGATCCGTTTCACGCCGGCACGCGCTTCCTGAAGGATCTGCGCTGGACCGCGCCGCACGATTCGTTTCTAGTCGAAAAATTTCGCGCGGCGGGTTTCGTCGTCGTCGGCAAGGCGAATACGCCGGAGTTCGGCTTGACCATCACCACCGAGCCGGCCAGCTACGGTCCGACGCGCAATCCGTGGAACCTCGACCACTCGACCGGTGGCTCCAGCGGTGGCTCGGCGGCCGCGGTCGCCGCGGGTCTCGTGCCCGCCGCCCATGCGAGTGACGGCGGCGGTTCGATTCGCATCCCCGCCAGCGAGTGTGGCCTCGTCGGTCTCAAGCCATCGCGCGGTCGCGTCTCGCTCGGGCCGGAACACGGCGAGTACTGGCACGGGTTGGTGATCTCGCACGCGGTGACGCGTTCGGTGCGTGACTGCGCCGCGATTCTCGACGCGATTGCCGGCGCCATGCCCGGCGATCCCTACACCGCACCGCCGCCGGCGCGCCCGTATGCAGCGGAAGTCGGCGCGGCGCCCGGCCGTCTGCGCATCGGCATGATGACGCAGACGCCCAACAACGCGACGCCGCTGCACCCGGACTGTCTCGCCGCGGCGCAGGAGACCGCGAAACTACTCGAGTCGCTCGGGCACACGGTCGAGCTGTCACATCCAACCGCGATCGACGAGAGCGACACCACCACGCAGCACTTCGGGACCTTGGTGACGAGTTGGGTAGCGACCAGCCTCGATGCGTGGAGCGAAACGATCGGCCGGACGCTTGGCTCAAACGACGTCGAACCCGGCACGTGGACGTTCGCCGAACTGGGGCGTTCGGTTTCCGCGGCGCAGTATCTCCGCGCGATTGACGAGCTGCACGGCTACACCCGTCGCATGGCGAACTGGTGGGCGAGCGGCTTCGATCTGTTGCTGACGCCGACGCTCGGCGAGCCGCCGCCGAAGCTGGGCGAGCTGGTCGCGACGGCGGAGGAGCCGCTGGCGGGTATGGCGCGGAGCATGTCGCTGATTCCGTTTACGCCGCCGTTCAACATCACGGGGCAGCCGGCGATGTCGTTGCCTTTGCACTGGAGCCGCGACGGCTTGCCGATCGGCCTGCAATTCATCGCGGCCTATGGACGCGACGATCTGCTCATCCGCATCGCCGCGCAACTCGAGCACGCGCGCCCGTGGGCGAACCGTCGCCCGCCTGTACACGCGTGA